From a single Nicotiana tomentosiformis chromosome 2, ASM39032v3, whole genome shotgun sequence genomic region:
- the LOC104104484 gene encoding oxoglutarate-dependent flavonoid 7-O-demethylase 1-like yields the protein MEAHTGELEDSMKVPSVQELAKQKLVTIPSRYVRDDQDRSISSSDKEVPVIDLQRLNSTDHSMNLELQKLHFAAKDWGFFQLINHGVSSSVVEKMKSEIQKFFNLPLEAKEKFEQLPGDTDGFGQLFVVSDDQKLDWADMFCLKTSPTHLRKPIFSKLSLSFRETIDAYSEEVKELAMKVLKVLGKAVGIKAEEVNNLFEKGMQSMRMNYYPPCPQPDLVMGLCPHSDACALAILLQVNETEGLQIRKDGIWIPILPLPNAFVVNVGDSLEIFSNGIYRSIEHRSVVSAVKERISIATFHSPRLDGELGPATSLITADTPPIFKTINVHEYFRGFFTRKLDGKSYLDTMRITSAN from the exons ATGGAAGCACATACGGGAGAGCTAGAAGATTCCATGAAAGTTCCTTCTGTTCAGGAACTGGCAAAGCAGAAATTGGTGACGATTCCATCGCGATATGTACGTGATGATCAGGACCGTTCAATTTCATCGTCAGATAAGGAAGTTCCAGTCATTGACTTGCAACGATTAAACTCTACTGATCATTCAATGAATCTCGAGCTTCAGAAATTGCATTTTGCAGCCAAAGATTGGGGTTTTTTTCAG TTGATTAATCATGGAGTAAGTTCTTCAGTGGTGGAGAAAATGAAATCTGAGATTCAAAAATTCTTCAATCTGCCATTGGAAGCGAAAGAGAAGTTTGAACAATTGCCAGGGGATACAGATGGGTTTGGGCAGCTATTCGTTGTCTCTGATGATCAAAAGCTTGACTGGGCAGACATGTTTTGCTTGAAGACCTCGCCTACACATTTAAGGAAGCCTATATTTTCCAAGCTTTCCCTTTCATTTAG AGAGACAATTGATGCGTACTCAGAAGAAGTAAAGGAGCTAGCCATGAAAGTTTTGAAAGTGTTGGGTAAAGCTGTGGGGATTAAAGCAGAAGAAGTGAACAACCTTTTTGAAAAAGGGATGCAATCAATGAGAATGAATTATTATCCACCCTGTCCACAACCAGATCTTGTGATGGGACTTTGCCCTCACTCTGATGCATGTGCCTTAGCAATCCTTCTTCAAGTAAATGAAACTGAAGGTCTTCAAATTAGGAAAGATGGAATTTGGATTCCCATTTTACCCCTCCCCAATGCTTTCGTAGTCAATGTTGGAGATTCTTTGGAG ATATTTTCAAATGGAATTTACAGAAGCATAGAGCATAGATCAGTGGTGAGCGCAGTGAAAGAAAGGATCTCCATAGCAACATTTCATAGTCCAAGATTGGATGGTGAATTAGGTCCAGCAACTAGCCTTATTACTGCTGATACTCCACCGATATTTAAAACTATAAATGTCCATGAATATTTTAGAGGATTCTTCACCCGTAAACTTGATGGGAAATCATATTTGGACACCATGAGAATCACTAGTGCAAATTAA
- the LOC104104483 gene encoding uncharacterized protein isoform X1: MVPKFSKLKVSEKARKLVFPEMLGSLVVGREERNYIMGSDKRDESTGEELRTFEPHGFALKHMIKDQTNDFDEELSVPQKTNRSLGAIVHACINDDDDEKRSDLEYELSEKEITLEKLQRVASSGIPNGGSLRAIIWKLLLGYLPTSPDLWEKELTESRLKYAKLKDELLLNPSELSRRKDKSLRFLGHDTNSKVSEALERYNISKEDHPLSLGKTSIWHQYFEFTEISDQIDRDLQRTHPDLEFFSGDSPLSRKNRESMRNILLLFAKLNPAISYVQGMNEVLAPLYYVFSTDSDEHNTEDLEADTFSCFVILMSSCVDHFCQQLDSSSVGIHSTLSNLSKLLKTNDEELWHHLEYKSKVDPQFYAFRWITLLLTQEFRLHHILRIWDTLLSNPFGLQEMLLRICCAMLMCVKSKLLSGDFVDNLKLLQHFPELDVERLLQIAQSMTIDTSFLSAV; this comes from the exons ATGGTGCCTAAATTTAGCAAGCTCAAGGTTTCAGAAAAAGCGAGGAAATTAGTATTTCCTGAAATGCTTGGTAGCTTAGTGGTTGGTAGAGAAGAAAGAAATTACATTATGGGGTCTGATAAAAGAGATGAATCTACCGGTGAAGAATTACGCACTTTTGAGCCTCATGGGTTTGCTCTAAAACATATGATTAAGGATCAAACTAATGATTTTGACGAGGAGCTTAGTGTTCCCCAAAAGACAAATAGGAGTTTGGGAGCAATTGTGCACGCCTGcattaatgatgatgatgatgaaaaaAGATCTGATCTTGAATATGAG CTTTCTGAGAAGGAGATTACTTTGGAGAAGTTGCAAAGAGTTGCCAGTTCAGGTATTCCAAACGGAGGGAGTTTGCGAGCAATAATTTGGAAG CTATTGTTGGGGTATTTACCGACTTCTCCTGACTTATGGGAAAAGGAGTTGACTGAGAGTCGATTAAAATATGCTAAGCTCAAAGATGAGCTTTTACTAAACCCT TCAGAATTGTCAAGGAGAAAAGATAAAAGCTTGAGATTTCTTGGACATGATACTAACAGCAAAGTCAGTGAGGCCCTTGAACGCTACAACATCTCAAAAGAGGATCATCCGCTAAGCTTAGGTAAAACTAGTATATGGCATCAGTACTTTGAG TTTACAGAAATTTCAGATCAAATAGACCGTGATTTGCAGCGAACTCATCCAGATTTAGAATTCTTCTCAGGAGACTCACCACTATCTAGGAAGAATAGG GAGTCGATGAGAAATATTCTTCTTTTGTTTGCAAAGTTAAATCCGGCAATTAGTTATGTGCAAGGTATGAATGAGGTCTTGGCCCCATTATACTATGTCTTCAGCACTGATAGTGATGAGCACAATACT GAAGATTTAGAAGCAGATACTTTTTCCTGTTTTGTTATACTAATGAGTAGCTGTGTGGATCACTTCTGTCAACAACTAGATAGCAGTTCTGTGGGTATCCACTCCACTCTTTCAAACTTGTCAAAGTTATTGAAAACCAATGATGAGGAATTGTGGCACCATCTTGAATATAAATCAAAG GTTGACCCGCAATTCTATGCGTTTAGGTGGATCACTCTGCTTCTTACTCAGGAGTTTAGGCTGCATCACATCCTAAGGATCTGGGATACACTTTTAAGCAATCCCTTTGGCCTTCAG GAAATGCTTTTGAGGATCTGTTGTGCTATGCTCATGTGTGTCAAAAGCAAACTACTGAGTGGTGATTTCGTTGACAACTTAAAACTTTTACAACATTTCCCTGAACTAGATGTTGAGCGCCTTCTCCAGATAGCACAGAGCATGACTATTGACACGTCGTTCCTTTCAGCTGTGTAA
- the LOC104104483 gene encoding uncharacterized protein isoform X2 has translation MVPKFSKLKVSEKARKLVFPEMLGSLVVGREERNYIMGSDKRDESTGEELRTFEPHGFALKHMIKDQTNDFDEELSVPQKTNRSLGAIVHACINDDDDEKRSDLEYELSEKEITLEKLQRVASSGIPNGGSLRAIIWKLLLGYLPTSPDLWEKELTESRLKYAKLKDELLLNPSELSRRKDKSLRFLGHDTNSKVSEALERYNISKEDHPLSLGKTSIWHQYFEFTEISDQIDRDLQRTHPDLEFFSGDSPLSRKNRESMRNILLLFAKLNPAISYVQGMNEVLAPLYYVFSTDSDEHNTVNLEADTFSCFVILMSSCVDHFCQQLDSSSVGIHSTLSNLSKLLKTNDEELWHHLEYKSKVDPQFYAFRWITLLLTQEFRLHHILRIWDTLLSNPFGLQEMLLRICCAMLMCVKSKLLSGDFVDNLKLLQHFPELDVERLLQIAQSMTIDTSFLSAV, from the exons ATGGTGCCTAAATTTAGCAAGCTCAAGGTTTCAGAAAAAGCGAGGAAATTAGTATTTCCTGAAATGCTTGGTAGCTTAGTGGTTGGTAGAGAAGAAAGAAATTACATTATGGGGTCTGATAAAAGAGATGAATCTACCGGTGAAGAATTACGCACTTTTGAGCCTCATGGGTTTGCTCTAAAACATATGATTAAGGATCAAACTAATGATTTTGACGAGGAGCTTAGTGTTCCCCAAAAGACAAATAGGAGTTTGGGAGCAATTGTGCACGCCTGcattaatgatgatgatgatgaaaaaAGATCTGATCTTGAATATGAG CTTTCTGAGAAGGAGATTACTTTGGAGAAGTTGCAAAGAGTTGCCAGTTCAGGTATTCCAAACGGAGGGAGTTTGCGAGCAATAATTTGGAAG CTATTGTTGGGGTATTTACCGACTTCTCCTGACTTATGGGAAAAGGAGTTGACTGAGAGTCGATTAAAATATGCTAAGCTCAAAGATGAGCTTTTACTAAACCCT TCAGAATTGTCAAGGAGAAAAGATAAAAGCTTGAGATTTCTTGGACATGATACTAACAGCAAAGTCAGTGAGGCCCTTGAACGCTACAACATCTCAAAAGAGGATCATCCGCTAAGCTTAGGTAAAACTAGTATATGGCATCAGTACTTTGAG TTTACAGAAATTTCAGATCAAATAGACCGTGATTTGCAGCGAACTCATCCAGATTTAGAATTCTTCTCAGGAGACTCACCACTATCTAGGAAGAATAGG GAGTCGATGAGAAATATTCTTCTTTTGTTTGCAAAGTTAAATCCGGCAATTAGTTATGTGCAAGGTATGAATGAGGTCTTGGCCCCATTATACTATGTCTTCAGCACTGATAGTGATGAGCACAATACTGTAA ATTTAGAAGCAGATACTTTTTCCTGTTTTGTTATACTAATGAGTAGCTGTGTGGATCACTTCTGTCAACAACTAGATAGCAGTTCTGTGGGTATCCACTCCACTCTTTCAAACTTGTCAAAGTTATTGAAAACCAATGATGAGGAATTGTGGCACCATCTTGAATATAAATCAAAG GTTGACCCGCAATTCTATGCGTTTAGGTGGATCACTCTGCTTCTTACTCAGGAGTTTAGGCTGCATCACATCCTAAGGATCTGGGATACACTTTTAAGCAATCCCTTTGGCCTTCAG GAAATGCTTTTGAGGATCTGTTGTGCTATGCTCATGTGTGTCAAAAGCAAACTACTGAGTGGTGATTTCGTTGACAACTTAAAACTTTTACAACATTTCCCTGAACTAGATGTTGAGCGCCTTCTCCAGATAGCACAGAGCATGACTATTGACACGTCGTTCCTTTCAGCTGTGTAA
- the LOC138891429 gene encoding protein SRG1-like has protein sequence MEEAASSRKIGSSLKVPSVQELAKQQLAVPPRYIRDDIETPVLTSNSSSILPQVPVIDMEKLLAIGNDDSELQRLHFACKEWGFFQLVNHGVSSSLVENVKSEIRAFFDLPLEEKKKFEQVEGDVEGYGQAFVFSEEQKLDWADLFYMTTLPTHLRKPHLFPKLPISLRDIMEAQCQEFKSLAISILCQLAKALKMDENEMKDLFTDGMQLIRMNCYPPCPEPDKTIGLSPHSDADALTILLQLNETEGLQVRKDGIWVPVKPLPNALIVNVGDMIEIVSNGVYRSIEHRAVVNSNKERLSLATFYIFNLDSELGPAHTLIGPHNPAKFQNVRVEKYLQDFFARKLDGKSFIDRFKVETKDEES, from the exons ATGGAAGAAGCTGCAAGCTCGAGAAAGATAGGTAGCAGTTTGAAAGTACCTAGCGTTCAAGAGCTGGCAAAGCAACAACTAGCCGTTCCGCCACGATATATTCGTGATGATATCGAAACGCCTGTTTTGACATCCAATTCCTCTTCCATATTGCCTCAAGTTCCAGTCATTGACATGGAAAAACTGCTCGCAATTGGAAATGATGATTCAGAGCTTCAGAGGCTTCATTTTGCTTGCAAAGAATGGGGATTTTTCCAG TTGGTGAATCATGGAGTGAGTTCATCATTGGTGGAGAATGTGAAGTCAGAAATCCGAGCATTTTTCGATCTACCATTGGAAGAGAAGAAGAAGTTTGAGCAAGTAGAAGGGGATGTTGAAGGATATGGGCAAGCCTTTGTTTTTTCTGAAGAGCAAAAATTAGACTGGGCTGACTTGTTTTACATGACCACTCTCCCGACCCATTTGAGAAAACCTCACTTATTCCCCAAGCTCCCTATCTCACTTAG GGACATAATGGAAGCACAGTGCCAAGAATTCAAGAGCCTAGCAATAAGCATCTTATGTCAATTGGCAAAGGCTTTAAAGATGGATGAAAATGAAATGAAAGATCTATTTACTGATGGTATGCAGTTAATAAGGATGAATTGTTATCCTCCTTGCCCTGAGCCAGACAAAACCATTGGCTTAAGTCCTCATTCTGATGCTGATGCCCTCACCATCCTTCTCCAGCTTAATGAAACTGAAGGTCTCCAAGTTCGAAAAGATGGTATTTGGGTTCCTGTAAAACCCCTCCCAAATGCTTTGATTGTCAATGTGGGCGATATGATAGAG ATAGTGAGCAATGGTGTTTATAGGAGCATTGAGCACAGAGCAGTTGTAAACTCAAACAAAGAGAGGCTATCTCTTGCAACATTCTATATCTTTAACCTTGACTCTGAATTAGGTCCTGCACACACCCTCATTGGACCACATAATCCTGCAAAATTCCAAAATGTTCGTGTTGAAAAATATTTGCAGGATTTTTTTGCACGAAAACTTGATGGAAAATCGTTCATTGATCGCTTTAAGGTAGAGACTAAGGATGAGGAATCCTAG
- the LOC104104481 gene encoding uncharacterized protein, whose protein sequence is MTHDEFFMETHIRKKKALTYPSRWVEDRAETTYNRYKTIVEEYSQSLPPNEQGERPSISDKEAQKIWLDVVGGPKKGIAYDLPERLFRRYMVGLQGIGTSAQGGEALDRSTLSAMEKNISKLSAELEEAKNREEKRDKQFDSLQGQLEKRDQQFNVLQDQLTNLLASDAFPIPRSRESSPDANPSRRDPSNNANDEASSSEDGDDAVQNTP, encoded by the exons atgactcatgatgagttcttcatggagactcacatccggaagaagaaggcgCTGACATATCCAAGTAGATGGGTTGAGGACCGGGCGGAGACCACATAT aaTCGCTATAAGACTATTGTGGAGGAGTACAGtcagagcttgccaccgaatgagcaaggcgagcgaccTTCCATTTCAGACAAAGAAGCGCagaagatatggttggatgttgtcggtggtcctaaaaaggggatagcatacgACCTTCCAGAGAGATTATTTCGGCGCTACATGgttggattgcaaggtatagggacttccgcccaGGGCGGCGAGGCACTTGATAGGTCGACTCTCTCGGCTATGGAAAAGAATATCTCAAAACTGTCAGCAGAGCTTGAAGAGGCAAAGaatagagaagaaaagagagaTAAACAATTTGATAGCCTTCAAGGtcagctagaaaagagggaccaacaatttaatgTCCTTCAAGATCAGCTgaccaatcttcttgctagtgatGCTTTCCCCATTCCTCGGTCTCGTGAGTCTTCCCCAGATGCTAATCCTTCTCGTCGTGATCCTTCGAACAATGCCAATGATGAAGCTTCTagtagtgaagatggagatgatgcaGTACAAAACACTCCttga
- the LOC104104482 gene encoding protein SRG1-like isoform X3, whose product MESPLAVVNFGKSLLVPSVQELATEHLTKIPARYVRPEQESLVISDGAVVPAVPVIDLKKLISGDSMDSELQKLHSACQEWGFLQVINHGLTPSTLEDFKREVTELFKLPMAEKKKLWQHEDSYEGFGQLNVVSEEQKLDWSDMFGITTLPPHIRNLFQKLPLKLRDIMEAYCKEIKSLAIIILCQLAQTLRMDEKEMRDLFGDGMQSIRVNYYPPCPEPDKTIGFSPHSDAGALTILFQLNETEGLQVRKDGIWVPVKPLPNALIVNIGDMMEIVSNGVYRSVEHRAVVNSNEVRLSVATFYTANLDSELGPAHSLIGPNNPAVFRRVPVEKYIKDFFARKLEGKSYVDFMKVETRDDES is encoded by the exons ATGGAGTCACCACTGGCCGTAGTGAACTTTGGGAAATCTCTGTTAGTGCCAAGTGTTCAAGAGCTTGCCACAGAGCACCTAACCAAGATTCCAGCCAGGTATGTCCGCCCAGAACAAGAATCTCTGGTCATATCTGACGGAGCAGTGGTTCCTGCTGTCCCTGTTATCGATCTTAAAAAATTGATTTCAGGGGATTCCATGGATTCCGAGCTTCAAAAGCTTCACTCAGCTTGTCAAGAATGGGGTTTCCTCCAG GTTATAAACCACGGACTGACACCTTCAACACTGGAGGACTTCAAGAGAGAGGTCACAGAATTGTTCAAACTTCCAATGGCAGAAAAGAAGAAGCTATGGCAACACGAAGACAGCTATGAGGGGTTTGGGCAGCTAAATGTTGTATCAGAGGAGCAAAAGCTTGATTGGAGCGATATGTTTGGCATAACCACTCTTCCCCCGCATATCCGGAACTTGTTTCAAAAGTTGCCTTTAAAGCTCAG GGACATAATGGAAGCATACTGCAAAGAAATCAAGAGCCTAGCAATAATCATCCTTTGTCAACTGGCGCAGACTTTAAGGATGGATGAAAAGGAAATGAGAGATCTATTCGGTGATGGTATGCAGTCAATAAGGGTGAATTATTATCCTCCTTGTCCTGAGCCAGATAAGACCATTGGCTTCAGCCCTCATTCTGATGCCGGTGCCCTTACCATCCTTTTCCAGCTAAATGAAACTGAAGGCCTCCAAGTCCGGAAAGATGGTATCTGGGTGCCTGTAAAACCACTCCCAAATGCGTTGATTGTGAATATTGGCGACATGATGGAG ATAGTGAGCAATGGTGTTTATAGGAGCGTTGAGCACAGAGCAGTTGTAAATTCAAACGAAGTGAGGCTATCTGTTGCAACATTCTATACCGCCAACCTTGACTCCGAACTAGGACCTGCACACAGTCTTATTGGACCAAATAATCCAGCAGTTTTCCGAAGAGTTCCCGTGGAAAAATATATTAAGGACTTTTTTGCGCGAAAACTTGAAGGAAAATCATATGTTGATTTCATGAAGGTAGAGACGAGGGATGACGAATCCTAG
- the LOC104104482 gene encoding protein SRG1-like isoform X5 — MDSELQKLHSACQEWGFLQVINHGLTPSTLEDFKREVTELFKLPMAEKKKLWQHEDSYEGFGQLNVVSEEQKLDWSDMFGITTLPPHIRNLFQKLPLKLRDIMEAYCKEIKSLAIIILCQLAQTLRMDEKEMRDLFGDGMQSIRVNYYPPCPEPDKTIGFSPHSDAGALTILFQLNETEGLQVRKDGIWVPVKPLPNALIVNIGDMMEIVSNGVYRSVEHRAVVNSNEVRLSVATFYTANLDSELGPAHSLIGPNNPAVFRRVPVEKYIKDFFARKLEGKSYVDFMKVETRDDES; from the exons ATGGATTCCGAGCTTCAAAAGCTTCACTCAGCTTGTCAAGAATGGGGTTTCCTCCAG GTTATAAACCACGGACTGACACCTTCAACACTGGAGGACTTCAAGAGAGAGGTCACAGAATTGTTCAAACTTCCAATGGCAGAAAAGAAGAAGCTATGGCAACACGAAGACAGCTATGAGGGGTTTGGGCAGCTAAATGTTGTATCAGAGGAGCAAAAGCTTGATTGGAGCGATATGTTTGGCATAACCACTCTTCCCCCGCATATCCGGAACTTGTTTCAAAAGTTGCCTTTAAAGCTCAG GGACATAATGGAAGCATACTGCAAAGAAATCAAGAGCCTAGCAATAATCATCCTTTGTCAACTGGCGCAGACTTTAAGGATGGATGAAAAGGAAATGAGAGATCTATTCGGTGATGGTATGCAGTCAATAAGGGTGAATTATTATCCTCCTTGTCCTGAGCCAGATAAGACCATTGGCTTCAGCCCTCATTCTGATGCCGGTGCCCTTACCATCCTTTTCCAGCTAAATGAAACTGAAGGCCTCCAAGTCCGGAAAGATGGTATCTGGGTGCCTGTAAAACCACTCCCAAATGCGTTGATTGTGAATATTGGCGACATGATGGAG ATAGTGAGCAATGGTGTTTATAGGAGCGTTGAGCACAGAGCAGTTGTAAATTCAAACGAAGTGAGGCTATCTGTTGCAACATTCTATACCGCCAACCTTGACTCCGAACTAGGACCTGCACACAGTCTTATTGGACCAAATAATCCAGCAGTTTTCCGAAGAGTTCCCGTGGAAAAATATATTAAGGACTTTTTTGCGCGAAAACTTGAAGGAAAATCATATGTTGATTTCATGAAGGTAGAGACGAGGGATGACGAATCCTAG